One genomic region from Dermacentor variabilis isolate Ectoservices chromosome 6, ASM5094787v1, whole genome shotgun sequence encodes:
- the LOC142586383 gene encoding fibroblast growth factor receptor-like 1 yields the protein MNIQYCLLLLLGSLFLFSEYSDVVGETASDKNFSKPVFNKTEVTRFLAFVQGENVSLNCKATGYPHPSVQWTLNGSPLKGTKRNGSPSKNQLGPSAFVLRIKSIQKNDSGKYKCKVSNSQGSIQRAFTVIVIERKRTPPVITEISGNQTVCEGDNITLRCKAESDLTPYLTWMKQRPVVKEVFASEDTTVPKQDISVRQGDAVYTLIKNASKPDSGQYVCKAENIFGYTNRSTWVSVLASGESNT from the coding sequence ATGAACATTCAGTATTGTTTGCTCTTGCTTCTCGGAAGTCTTTTCCTCTTCTCGGAGTACAGCGACGTTGTTGGAGAAACTGCAAGCGACAAGAACTTCTCAAAGCCTGTGTTTAACAAGACTGAAGTTACGAGATTCTTGGCCTTCGTCCAAGGAGAAAACGTGTCTCTTAACTGCAAAGCGACCGGTTACCCTCATCCAAGCGTCCAGTGGACACTTAACGGTAGCCCGTTGAAAGGTACAAAACGCAATGGGAGTCCCTCAAAGAATCAACTAGGACCGTCTGCTTTTGTTTTGCGCATCAAAAGCATCCAAAAGAACGACAGTGGCAAGTATAAGTGCAAGGTTTCAAACAGTCAAGGTTCGATACAAAGAGCATTTACTGTGATTGTGATTGAGCGCAAGAGAACTCCTCCTGTCATCACTGAAATTAGCGGAAATCAGACTGTTTGTGAAGGTGACAACATAACTCTCAGGTGTAAAGCCGAAAGTGACCTAACCCCGTATCTCACATGGATGAAACAACGTCCTGTGGTAAAGGAAGTCTTCGCAAGTGAAGACACCACGGTCCCTAAACAGGATATAAGTGTTCGCCAAGGTGACGCCGTGTATACGCTTATAAAGAATGCCAGCAAGCCTGACAGTGGGCAATACGTGTGCAAGGCTGAAAACATATTTGGATACACGAATAGGAGTACATGGGTTAGTGTGTTGGCCAGTGGGGAAAGCAACACTTGA
- the LOC142585917 gene encoding nicotinamide phosphoribosyltransferase-like encodes MGCGSAFRREATAIAQTQPTKDDGDSAITHAGSGVDVLTIGSDFGLSKWDEAACGSDNAILLTDSSRVCHYLQYPEGTTLIYSYFESIGSKYDKTLFFGLQYILKKWMVGPVITVKKINDAKEFFRMHFNQELFNESGWMHIVEQHNGHLPLSIKAVPEGSLIPTRNVLFTVENTDPEVPWLTGWFQTLFMQTWYPTTVATNAWHYKKLMARYLLDTCGSTATIPYQLHDFGCGGASSVESAAIGGTAHLVNFLSSDNIAGIRLVHQYYGFPMAGYSYPSTEHSTMTPWGPAGESAACRQAMHAFPSGPASVASDAYHAANCCEHVWGQDLRHLVEARAELYGGMLIVRLQSGDPPEIIVEVLEVLGRHYSVTVNSLGFRELPPYVRLMHSDGMTLEMAEAVLANAKAHHWSTQNVLLASDGTLMRDPQGPAQRFAFQCSAVVVGGHEKEVHRNPMTDTSLSSKKGRLTLQHSVSGYTTVEHGQGNPDEDCLVHVFKDGHLLVEQTFEDIRRRSQEPLDHFNT; translated from the exons ATGGGCTGTGGAAGCGCATTCAGGCGGGAGGCCACCGCTATCGCACAAACGCAGCCAACGAAGGATGACGGCGATAGCGCGATAACG CATGCCGGATCTGGCGTAGATGTCCTCACCATCGGCAGCGACTTCGGGCTTTCGAAGTGGGACGAAGCAGCATGCGGTTCAGACAATGCCATTCTGCTCACCGACTCTTCAAGG GTCTGTCATTACTTGCAGTACCCCGAAGGAACCACACTTATCTACTCGTACTTTGAGAGCATAGGCAGCAAGTATGACAAGACGTTGTTCTTCGGGCTCCAGTACATTCTGAAGAAGTGGATGGTCGGGCCGGTAATCACGGTGAAGAAGATAAATGATGCCAAGGAATTCTTCAGGATGCACTTCAACCAGGAGCTGTTCAACGAGTCCGGATGGATGCACATCGTCGAG CAGCACAATGGCCACCTGCCACTCTCGATCAAGGCAGTGCCCGAAGGCAGCCTCATCCCTACGCGCAACGTCCTGTTTACTGTAGAGAACACGGACCCTGAAGTACCCTGGCTCACGGGATGGTTTCAG ACATTATTTATGCAGACATGGTACCCCACTACGGTGGCGACAAACGCGTGGCATTACAAGAAGCTCATGGCGAGGTACCTGCTGGACACCTGCGGTTCTACAGCTACTATACCGTACCAGCTCCATGACTTCGGCTGTGGCGGTGCTTCCTCTGTCGAA TCGGCTGCCATTGGAGGCACGGCACACTTAGTGAACTTCCTGAGCAGCGACAACATAGCCGGGATTCGCCTCGTCCACCAGTACTACGGCTTTCCCATGGCGGGGTACTCTTATCCTTCCACAGAGCACAG CACCATGACCCCGTGGGGCCCGGCGGGCGAGTCGGCAGCGTGCCGCCAGGCGATGCACGCGTTCCCCAGCGGTCCGGCCTCAGTAGCCAGCGACGCCTACCACGCGGCGAACTGCTGCGAACACGTCTGGGGTCAAGACCTGCGCCACCTGGTCGAAGCCCGCGCAGAGCTCTACGGCGGCATGCTCATCGTCAGGCTGCAGTCCGGCGACCCGCCGGAGATCATCGTCGAG GTCTTGGAGGTACTTGGTAGGCACTACTCGGTGACGGTGAATTCATTGGGCTTCCGCGAGCTGCCACCATATGTGCGCTTGATGCACAGCGACGGCATGACACTGGAGATGGCTGAGGCTGTCCTAGCCAACGCCAAGGCACACCACTGGAGCACCCAAAACGTGCTTCTGGCCAGTGATGGCACACTCATGCGAGACCCGCAAGGACCAGCTCAGCGCTTTGCCTTTCAATGCAGCGCTGTCGTCGTCGGTGGACATGAG AAAGAAGTACACAGGAACCCAATGACTGACACTAGCCTGAGCTCCAAGAAGGGCAGGCTGACTTTACAGCACTCTGTCAGCGGGTACACCACAGTGGAACACGGCCAGGGAAACCCTGATGAG GATTGTCTAGTGCACGTGTTTAAAGATGGCCATCTCCTTGTGGAGCAGACATTCGAAGACATCAGAAGACGTTCCCAAGAGCCTTTAGATCACTTCAATACATAG
- the LOC142585915 gene encoding fibroblast growth factor receptor 4-like → MNGYHLKSVLLMIASGFVIAAEDNLIESFYENQRESRPRFVNPAKMENAIKVQPIGGSARLSCRATGVPEPRVAWFKNGQPLTFAASNRESGQRYTLLLTDLALNDSGQYTCVVSNRLGSVQWTYTVEVHEKFIATPTIVCPFANITVAEGESVSITCDVYSHLTAFVRWIKHYHISGSYFDRNGAPYAKLVKDAALADVTDPHTLTLNDITLAESGFYSILASSPSGASHKTIEILVVPKPFPGL, encoded by the coding sequence ATGAACGGGTATCACCTCAAAAGTGTCCTCCTGATGATCGCAAGCGGGTTTGTTATCGCCGCAGAAGACAACCTGATCGAGTCCTTCTACGAAAACCAGCGAGAGTCGCGACCTCGGTTCGTGAACCCGGCGAAAATGGAGAACGCCATCAAGGTGCAGCCCATCGGCGGTAGTGCGAGACTCAGCTGTCGAGCGACAGGCGTGCCCGAGCCCCGGGTCGCGTGGTTCAAGAACGGCCAACCGCTGACATTCGCCGCCTCCAACCGAGAGAGCGGACAGAGGTACACTCTACTGCTCACGGACCTCGCCCTCAACGACAGCGGCCAGTACACGTGCGTAGTTTCCAACCGACTCGGCTCTGTGCAGTGGACGTACACGGTCGAAGTTCACGAGAAATTCATAGCCACGCCCACCATCGTCTGCCCGTTCGCCAACATCACCGTGGCGGAAGGCGAAAGCGTAAGCATCACGTGCGACGTTTACAGCCACCTGACGGCGTTCGTGCGTTGGATCAAGCACTACCACATCAGCGGGAGCTACTTCGATCGGAACGGAGCGCCGTACGCTAAGTTGGTCAAGGACGCGGCGCTCGCCGACGTCACGGACCCTCACACGCTGACGCTGAATGACATCACGCTCGCAGAGTCCGGTTTTTACTCTATACTGGCGAGTTCGCCATCGGGGGCCTCGCACAAGACCATAGAAATCCTCGTCGTGCCGAAGCCTTTCCCAGGCCTGTGA